The Humulus lupulus chromosome 4, drHumLupu1.1, whole genome shotgun sequence genome has a window encoding:
- the LOC133832383 gene encoding protein ALP1-like: MDSDTNSEDMNEEYSRRQQVIAEEMEIDELFLVVARTSIYYHNNFLIKEPCRNSPHTGWKFMMEIMDGNGRQCHEMFRMEKHVFCKLCDRLRSYGLKSSKGVRLEESFGMFMMVLGHGAGNRMNQEHFQHSSETVSRQFSNVLEKMSMLALDEIRPPKNFDEVPYYIRNNPRYWPYFKDCIGAIDRTHVRVSLPVDKQIPYIGRKGCPTQNIMVVCGFDMLFTFVWAGWEGTAHDTRIFLEALRNARLNFPKPPNGKYYLVDAGYPNMKGYLAPYKGQRYHLPQFQQGSQPSGSKEVFNHAHSSLRSVIERCFGVWKPRWEILQRMPNYKFSMALHNFIKRETINDIEFPSCDEANDDFVNDNDPNINLVRDESEMGVIRDKIAAEPMLR; encoded by the exons ATGGATAGTGACACAAATTCAGAAGACATGAATGAAGAATATAGCAGAAGACAACAAGTCATAGCAGAAGAAATGGAAATTGATGAACTTTTCCTTGTTGTTGCAAGAACATCgatatattatcataataattttTTGATTAAGGAACCATGTAGAAATTCACCTCATACTGGCTGGAAATTTATGATGGAAATTATGGATGGAAATGGTCGACAATGTCATGAGATGTTTCGAATGGAAAAACATGTTTTTTGTAAACTATGTGATAGATTGAGAAGTTATGGACTAAAATCTAGTAAAGGTGTGAGACTAGAAGAGTCATTTGGTATGTTTATGATGGTTTTAGGACATGGTGCAGGAAATAGAATGAATCAAGAGCATTTTCAGCATTCAAGTGAAACTGTTAGTAGACAATTTTCAAATGTATTGGAAAAAATGAGTATGCTTGCTTTGGATGAAATTAGACCACCTAAAAATTTTGATGAAGTCCCATATTATATACGAAACAATCCTAGATATTGGCCATACTTTAAG GATTGTATTGGAGCAATAGACAGAACACATGTTCGAGTTTCACTTCCAGTAGATAAACAAATACCATACATTGGAAGAAAGGGTTGTCCTACACAAAATATTATGGTTGTATGTGGATTTGATATGTTATTCACATTTGTATGGGCGGGTTGGGAAGGAACAGCACATGATACTCGTATATTTCTTGAAGCATTAAGAAATGCACGTCTTAATTTTCCTAAACCACCCAATG GTAAGTATTACTTAGTTGATGCAGGGTATCCAAATATGAAAGGTTACTTAGCTCCATATAAAGGGCAAAGATACCATCTTCCTCAATTTCAACAAGGTAGTCAACCTAGTGGCTCTAAAGAAGTATTTAACCACGCTCATTCATCATTGCGCAGTGTTATCGAACGTTGTTTTGGTGTATGGAAACCacgatgggaaattttgcaacgAATGCCAAATTATAAGTTTTCAATGGCTTTACATAATTTTATCAAGAGAGAGACCATTAATGACATAGAATTCCCATCTTGTGATGAAGCAAACGATGATTTTGTAAATGACAATGACCCAAATATTAACTTAGTAAGAGATGAGAGTGAAATGGGAGTTATTCGTGATAAAATCGCAGCTGAACCCATGCTCAGATAA